In Excalfactoria chinensis isolate bCotChi1 chromosome 5, bCotChi1.hap2, whole genome shotgun sequence, a single genomic region encodes these proteins:
- the EPS8L2 gene encoding epidermal growth factor receptor kinase substrate 8-like protein 2, with the protein MSLKGSLSSSPGSTNGSMGKADGASKLSAKDLYEQRKKYSNSNIIMHETSQYHVQHLATFIMDKSESIVTVDDAIRKLLLLNSKEKIWTQEMLLQVNDKSIRLLDCESQEELEDFPLPTVQHCQTVLNQMRYSSILLLVCQDSEQHKPDIHFFNCDEVEAEMVHEDIESALADHKHGKKIRPQTLKANQEKIKQRQSILPPPQGPAPIPFQHDMRGQGMNRNRVAPPAQYEPDYERRGSASQDHEESRAILAQKIEKETQILNCTLDDIEVFVARLQKAAEAFKQLNQRKKGKKSKKKGPAEGMLTLRARPPSEAEFIDCFQKTKLAFNLLAKLRKHIQNPSASELVHFLFGPLELIVNSCGGPELARSVISPLLSKDATDFLRGHLTPKEISLWDSLGEAWTRSRAEWPREANIPTYIPKFRNGWEPPIEIFRGAPWEIDIGHLQEELSSANGYPYRNSSLKRGQTADQTQAVDAFKQNVTQHVNRNFEAQGMAQPKRYAKIRYDFTARNANELSVLKDEILEVLEDNKQWWKLLNRSGQAGYVPYNILDVVKLEELEQANQRYKGDPSPRGYGPSSPTHKLPASYAGDKWGSEMLSRNSPQDAKEQLLHQMDEVNDELLKKITNSKIQPPQRNFRVEKPQEVYVPLTFESSAEEVKAWLEAKSFSKGTVEHLGILTGAQLFSLNREELKKVCGDEGNRVYSKITVEKNQLEKNRGETELQEIMKRRQERIDSAN; encoded by the exons CACTTGGCCACCTTCATCATGGACAAGAGTGAGTCCATCGTGACAGTGGATGACGCCATCCgaaaactgctgctgctcaacTCCAAGGAGAAAATCTGGAcacaggaaatgctgctgcaagTGAACGACAAGTCCATCCGCCTGCTGGACTGCGAGTCGCAG gaggagctggaggactTCCCACTGCCGACTGTCCAGCACTGCCAGACGGTGCTCAACCAGATGCGCTATTCCTCCATCCTCCTCTTGGTGTGCCAGGactcagagcagcacaaacCTGACATCCACTTCTTCAACTGCGATGAGGTGGAG GCGGAGATGGTTCACGAAGACATAGAAAGTGCCCTGGCAGACCACAAGCATGGCAAGAAAATACGACCACAGACGCTCAA GGCAAACCAAGAGAAGATCAAGCAGAGACAGTCTATCCTCCCACCACCACAAGGGCCAGCCCCCATCCCATTCCAGCACGACATGCGAGGCCAAGGCATGAACAGGAACCGGGTGGCACCGCCTGCCCAGTATGAACCAG ACTATGAACGCCGAGGCTCTGCCTCCCAGGACCACGAAGAGTCCCGAGCCATCTTAGCACAGAAGATTGAAAAAGAAACG CAAATCCTGAACTGCACCCTGGATGACATTGAAGTCTTCGTTGCCAGGCTTCAGAAGGCTGCAGAGGCATTCAAACAGCTCaaccaaaggaagaaagggaagaagagcaagaagaaaggcCCAGCAG AGGGAATGCTGACGCTTCGAGCAAGACCCCCAAGCGAGGCTGAGTTCATCGACTGCTTCCAGAAAACCAAACTGGCTTTTAACCTCTTG GCCAAACTGAGAAAGCACATTCAGAACCCGAGCGCTTCAGAGTTGGTGCATTTCCTATTTGGGCCACTGGAACTG ATCGTCAATAGCTGCGGTGGCCCTGAGCTTGCCAGGTCTGTCATCAGCCCACTTCTTTCTAAAGATGCCACAGACTTCCTCAGAGGACACCTGACACCCAAAGAGATAAGCCTCTGGGACTCCCTGGGAGAGGCATGGACCAGATCCAG GGCTGAATGGCCCCGAGAAGCAAACATTCCCACCTACATCCCTAAATTCCGCAATGGTTGGGAACCACCCATAGAAATCTTCCGTGGAGCTCCCTGGGAAATAGACATCGGGCACTTGCAAGAAGAG cTATCATCAGCCAATGGATATCCCTACCGTAACTCCTCTCTCAAGCGTGGCCAGACAGCTGATCAGACACAAGCTGTGGACGCCTTCAAGCAGAACGTAACTCAGCATGTAAATAG gaacTTTGAGGCGCAGGGAATGGCCCAGCCGAAGAGATATGCCAAAATCCGCTACGATTTCACAGCACGAAATGCCAATGAACTCTCAGTGCTGAAGGATGAAATTCTGGAG GTGCTGGAAGACAACAAGCAGTGGTGGAAGTTGCTCAACAGGAGTGGGCAGGCGGGTTACGTCCCTTATAACATCCTGGATGTGGTGAAACTGGAGGAGCTCGAACAG GCTAACCAGAGGTACAAAGGAGACCCGAGTCCCAGAGGATATGGGCCATCCAGCCCAACTCACAAGCTGCCTGCCAGCTACGCTGGGGATAAATGGGGAAGTGAAATGTTGTCACGCAACTCTCCCCAGGATGCCAAAGAAC AACTTCTGCATCAGATGGATGAGGTGAACGACGAGTTGCTAAAAAAGATCACCAACAGTAAAATTCAGCCTCCCCAGAGGAATTTCAGAGTGGAGAAGCCTCAGGAAGTTTATGTGCCCCTCACCTTCGAATCCAGTGCTGAAGAAGTCAAAGCTTGGCTGGAGGCAAAGTCATTCAGCAAAGG GACGGTGGAGCACCTCGGCATCCTCACTGGAGCTCAGCTTTTCTCCCTGAACagagaggagctgaagaaagTGTGTGGTGATGAAGGGAACCGAGTGTACAGTAAAatcacagtggaaaaaaaccAGCTGGAG AAAAACAGAGGGGAGACGGAGCTCCAAGAAATCATGAAGCGTCGCCAGGAGAGGATTGATTCTGCTAATTAA
- the TALDO1 gene encoding transaldolase, producing MSVSPVKRQKMESALEQLKHHTTVVADTGDFNAIDEYKPLDATTNPSLILAAAQMPAYQKLVDDAVAYGRKLGGSEDEQIQNACDKLFVLFGAEILKRIPGRVSTEVDARLSFDKEGMIQRARRLIDLYKEAGIGKDRILIKLSSTWEGIQAGKVLEAEYGIHCNMTLLFSFAQAVACAEAGVTLISPFVGRILDWHIANGDKKTYEPSEDPGVKSVTKIYNYYKKFGYKTIVMGASFRNTGEIKALTGCDYLTISPKLLAELSKEHVKLTPTLSVKEAQACDLEKIHLDEKAFRWHHNEDQMAVEKLSDGIRKFAADAIKLERMLKERMFSAENGK from the exons ATGTCGGTGTCCCCAGTGAAGAGGCAGAAGATGGAGTCGGCGCTGGAGCAGCTGAAGCATCACACCACGGTGGTGGCCGACACCGGGGATTTCAACG CAATCGATGAGTACAAACCCCTGGATGCCACCACGAACCCATCTCTGATActggctgctgctcagatgCCCGCTTACCAGAAACTTGTGGATGATGCGGTTGCGTATGGAAGAAAACTTGGGGG GTCAGAAGATGAGCAAATCCAAAATGCCTGTGACAAACTTTTTGTACTCTTTGGAGCTGAGATACTGAAGAGGATACCAGGCCGTGTGTCCACAGAAGTAGATGCAAG GTTGTCTTTCGATAAAGAAGGAATGATTCAGCGGGCCAGGCGTCTGATTGACCTTTATAAGGAAGCAGGAATTGGTAAAGATCGGATTCTCATAAAGCTTTCTTCAACATGGGAAGGAATCCAGGCTGGCAA GGTTCTGGAAGCAGAGTACGGGATTCATTGCAACATGACCTTGCTGTTCTCCTTTGCTCAGGCAGTTgcctgtgctgaagctggggtTACTCTGATCTCCCCATTTGTAGGACGCATCCTGGATTGGCATATTGCTAATGGAGACAAGAAAACCTATGAACCTTCAGAAGATCCAG GGGTGAAGAGCGTCACTAAGATCTATAACTACTACAAAAAGTTTGGCTACAAAACCATTGTGATGGGTGCTTCGTTTCGAAACACGGGAGAAATCAAAGCGCTCACAGGCTGCGACTATCTCACTATTTCACCCAAGCTCTTGGCAGAGCTCAGCAAAGAGCATGTCAAGCTAACTCCCACGCTCAGCGTTAAGGAGG CTCAGGCCTGTGACCTTGAGAAGATCCACCTGGATGAGAAGGCATTCCGCTGGCACCACAATGAAGACCAAATGGCTGTGGAGAAACTATCTGATGGGATCAGAAAATTCGCTGCAGATGCCATAAAATTGGAGAGGATGTTAAAG GAGCGAATGTTCAGCGCTGAGAATGGGAAGTAA